ACACCGGCAACGTCTTCACCATCTTCCACACACTCCtcgtcaacagtgacacctcgGGCAACAACTACTACCCAATCGACAACTGTCACAACCTCTGCAACGTCTTCACCATCTTCCACGCACTCCTCGTCAACGGTGACATCTAGTGCAACAACTGCTTCCCAATCGACAACTGTCACATCCCGAGCAACGTCTTTACCATATTCCACGCACTCCTCGTCAACTGTGACACCTCGGACAACAACTGCTGCACAATCGACAACTGTCACAAGCTCTGCaacatctttaccatcttccaTGCACTCgtcatcaacagtgacacctcgGACAACAACTGCTATCCAACTGACAACTGTCACAAGCTCTTTAACGTCTTTACCATATTCCACGCACTCGTCATCAACAGTCACACCTCGGGCAACAACTGCTACCCAACTGACAACTGTCACAACACCGACAACGTCTTTACCATCTTTCACACACTCAtcgtcaacagtgacacctcgTGCAACAACTGCTACCCAATCGACAACTGTCACAACCTCTGCAACgtctttaccatcttccacGCACTCgtcatcaacagtgacacctcgGGCAACAACAGCCACCCAATTGACGACTGTCACAAGCTTTGCAACGCCTTTACCATCTTTCACACCACACTCGGTATCCACAGCGACACCTCCAACACCACCTGCCACCCAATCGACAACTGTCACAAGCTCTGCAACGCCTTTACCATATTCCATGCACTCGTCGTCGACAGTGACACCTCGGGCAACAACTGCTACCCAATCGACAACTGTCACAACCTCTGCAACgtctttaccatcttccacGCACTCgtcatcaacagtgacacctcgCGCAACACCTGCTACACAGTCGACAACTGTCACATCCCGAGCAACGTCTTTACCATATTCCACTCACTCGACAGTGACACCTCGGACAACAACTGCTACCCAATCGACAACTGTCACAACCTCTGCAACgtctttaccatcttccacGCACTCgtcatcaacagtgacacctcgCGCAACACCTGCTACACAGTCGACAACTGTCACATCCCGAGCAACGTCTTTACCATATTCCACTCACTCGACAGTGACACCTCGGACAACAACTGCCACCCAATCGACAACTGTCACAAGCTCGGCAACGTCTTTTTCATATTCCATGCACTCGGtatcaacagtgacacctcgGTCACCAACGGCCACCCAATCGACAACTGTCACAAGCTCTGCAACGCCTCTACCATATTCCATGCACTCATCATTAACAGAGACACCTCGGGGAACAAGTGCTCCCCAATTAACAACTGTCACAACCCCGATAACgtctttaccatcttccacacaCTCATCGTCAACAGTGACACCCCGGGCAACAAGTGCTACTCAATCAACAACTGTCCCAATTCCTACAACGTCTTTACCATATTCTGCACAGTCATCGTTAACAGTGACACCTCGGGCAACACCTTCTACCCAATTGACAACTGTCACAACACCGACAACGTCCTTATCGTCTTCCACACACTCGTCATCAACAGTCACACCTGGTGCACCAACTGCTACCCAATCGACAACTGTCACAAACTCTGTAACGCCTTTACCATACTCCATGCACTCgtcatcaacagtgacacctcgGGCAACAACTGCTACCCAATCGACAACTGTCACAAACTCTGTAACGCCTTTACCATACTCCATGCACTCgtcatcaacagtgacacctcgGGCAACAACTGCTACACAATCGACAACTGTCACACGCTCTGCAACGTCTTTACCATCTTCCATGCACttgtcatcaacagtgacacctcgGGCAACAACTGCTACCCAATCGACAAGTGTCACAACACCGACAACGTCTTTACCATCTTCCATGCACTCgtcatcaacagtgacacctcgGGCAACAACTACTACCCAATCGACAACTGTCACAACCTCTGCAACgtctttaccatcttccacgcactcctcatcaacagtgacaccACGGACAACACCTGCTACCCAATCGACAACTGTCACAACACCGGCAACgtctttaccatcttccacacaCTCGTCATCAACAGTCACACCTGGTGCACCAACTGCTACCCAATCGACAACTGTCATAAGCTCTGCAACATCTTTACCATATTCCACGCAGTCATCGTCGACAGTGACACCTCGGGCAACAAGTGCTACCCAATCGACAACTGTCCCGATTCCTACAACGTCTTTACCATATTCCGCACAGTCATCGTTAACAGTGACACCCCGGACAACACCTGCTACCCAATCGACAGCTCTCATCACTGCTACGCCTACTTTACCATCGTCCACTCAATCATCGCCTACAGTGACACTTCTTTCTTCAACTGTACCTAATTGACAACTGTCACAATTATTAGAACGTCTTTACCATTTTACACACAGTCATCGTTAACAGTGACACCTCAGACAACAACTACTACCCAGTCAACATCTGTCACAATCCCAACAACAAGTTTACTATCTTCCTCGCAGTCATCGTCAAGAATGACACCTCGGGAAACAACTGCTACTCAATCAACAGCTGCCACCACCCCTACAGCTACTTAACCAGCTTCCACGCAGTCATCGTCAAGAATGACACCTCGGGAAACAACTGCTACTCAATCAGCAACTGTCCCAATCCTTACAACGTCTTTACCATCTTCCATGCACTCATCGTCAAGACTTTCAAACGCTCAGCTTTCATATTGCCCCAAGTATTTTTGACTCGAACATAATTCCTATTGTTTATTGTATGGTTTCAGATGACATGGGGATGTACTTTTAGGTGTTCAATAGAGTGATTTTATCAAGAGGTGTCTTGGTGTTTCGAGCTCTACTTTGACCTCTGATAATGCATTTTAGGACATGCAGGTAGAATTTATTTATGTGTACATTACTTCAGTGGTTTTCTTAACTATTGGTGTGGATTTCCTCATATGCATAGGTTTAGACAGCATGAGGCCTGCTGCGAAATGCTGAAAAAGTTGTCTCATTAAGATTAATAACAAATCTTGGTTTTCTAAGGAGGATATCACTGTTCATCAAAGAAATGTGTCATGTTAATTAGTCTTGCACTGCATATTAATCCATTTTGTACACTGTATGAGTTGTAAGAAGTATGTACTAAAACTTTTTCTGGTAAAGGATCTCCTGGGCATATACTATATATTTCGTTGTGCATTGGATCAATTCAATCTTATACTCAacgttttaaatgttttaaagatgATAATCAACTGTTATGCTTGAAGTATAATGCTTGGTCTGTTGAAGATGAACTGCACTTGCTTCTGCCATGTCATTAAAAGACAGGAGAAAACTGTTTGTATCACCACCACTGTTGCTATCCCATAATAATCTACTTTAATTAATGCCAGCGACAAATTCAGTTCTTGTAAATAGGATATCACTGTTCCTCAAATAAATATCTTATGCTAATTACTTTCGCTGTGTGTATCAATATATCTTGTGCAATGTAAGCATCTCCAGTAGGTACTATATATTCCGTGGTACATTGCATAAATCGACCGTTTCGTGTTTAGTTACCACGCTGCTTTGAAGGTTATGCCCATCTGTTATGCTATTTGGTGTGATGCGGCATCTGTTGTAGCTGAATTTCATTTCTTTCCGTTATGGCCTTCTTTTAAGACATGTTGAGAACTTTTTTGTACAACAATATTATTATAAGAAATTTGTCTCATTTATGTCAACAACATATTCTGATCGTAAGAAGATGTTTTCATCATTtgtcaaaagaaatgtttaaatgttcagtAGTCCTGAATTGCAGATCAGTATATCTTGTACACTGTGGGGTGATTTCGGTATATTAGCATCATGAAGCCTCAATAGCAAATTAACTTGTCATATTAGTAAATCGGATAGGGGTATCTTTATTTGCACTGTGTTTCTGGAATTA
This genomic stretch from Haliotis asinina isolate JCU_RB_2024 chromosome 4, JCU_Hal_asi_v2, whole genome shotgun sequence harbors:
- the LOC137282227 gene encoding uncharacterized protein → MHSSSTVTPRTTTAIQLTTVTSSLTSLPYSTHSSSTVTPRATTATQLTTVTTPTTSLPSFTHSSSTVTPRATTATQSTTVTTSATSLPSSTHSSSTVTPRATTATQLTTVTSFATPLPSFTPHSLCNAFTIFHALVVDSDTSGNNCYPIDNCHNLCNVFTIFHALVINSDTSRNTCYTVDNCHIPSNVFTIFHSLDSDTSDNNCYPIDNCHNLCNVFTIFHALVINSDTSRNTCYTVDNCHIPSNVFTIFHSLDSDTSDNNCHPIDNCHKLGNVFFIFHALGINSDTSVTNGHPIDNCHKLCNASTIFHALIINRDTSGNKCSPINNCHNPDNVFTIFHTLIVNSDTPGNKCYSINNCPNSYNVFTIFCTVIVNSDTSGNTFYPIDNCHNTDNVLIVFHTLVINSHTWCTNCYPIDNCHKLCNAFTILHALVINSDTSGNNCYPIDNCHKLLTPRATTATQSTTVTRSATSLPSSMHLSSTVTPRATTATQSTSVTTPTTSLPSSMHSSSTVTPRATTTTQSTTVTTSATSLPSSTHSSSTLCNIFTIFHAVIVDSDTSGNKCYPIDNCPDSYNVFTIFRTVIVNSDTPDNTCYPIDSSHHCYAYFTIVHSIIAYSDTSFFNCT